Proteins found in one Deltaproteobacteria bacterium IMCC39524 genomic segment:
- a CDS encoding cytidine/deoxycytidylate deaminase family protein: MERPSWDEYFMDITRLVARRSTCMRRQVGAVMVKDKNILATGYNGTPSGITHCDVTGCLREQLKVPSGERHELCRGLHAEQNAIIQAARHGVNIENSVLYCTDSPCIICTKMLINAGIRKVVYLQGYADNLSMEMLVEAGVKTYLFNDLIDKDSGGS, translated from the coding sequence GTGGAAAGGCCTTCCTGGGACGAATACTTCATGGACATCACCCGCCTGGTGGCGCGACGCTCAACGTGCATGCGTCGCCAGGTCGGTGCCGTGATGGTCAAAGATAAGAATATCCTCGCGACCGGATACAATGGTACCCCCTCAGGAATCACGCATTGCGATGTAACGGGCTGTCTGCGGGAACAACTCAAGGTCCCTTCCGGTGAACGACATGAACTTTGTCGTGGCCTGCATGCTGAGCAGAATGCAATTATTCAGGCTGCGCGTCACGGTGTAAATATCGAGAACTCGGTTTTGTACTGTACTGATTCACCCTGTATCATTTGTACTAAAATGTTGATCAATGCAGGCATCCGGAAAGTCGTTTATCTGCAAGGTTATGCAGATAACCTCTCCATGGAAATGTTGGTTGAAGCAGGCGTAAAAACCTATCTCTTTAATGACCTCATTGATAAAGACTCCGGAGGCAGTTGA
- the glyA gene encoding serine hydroxymethyltransferase gives MFDKLAQFDPEITAAILQETERQEYSLEFIASENFVSEEVLAAQGSVLTNKYAEGYPSKRYYGGCEFVDVAEELAIHRAKELFGAEHANVQAHSGSQANMAVYFATCQPGDTVLGMNLAHGGHLTHGSPVNFSGKLFNIVPYGLDKETGRIDYDEVEKLAKEHKPKLIVVGASAYPRTLDFEAFRRIADQVGAPIMVDMAHIAGLVAAGVHPTPVPHAEYVTTTTHKTLRGPRGGMILCREEFAKKLNSNIFPGIQGGPLMHVIAAKAVAFKEALAPEFKTYAQQVVKNAQVLAEELVSRGYNLVSGGTDNHLMLMDFTGSELTGKVAEATLEQAGITVNKNAVPFDTRSPFVTSGIRIGTPASTTRGLKENEMRQIGAWIDEALQNIENEAALARIRGEIRELCQQFPLYAHRLV, from the coding sequence ATGTTTGACAAGCTTGCCCAATTTGACCCTGAAATTACCGCTGCTATTCTTCAGGAAACTGAGCGTCAGGAGTACAGCCTGGAGTTTATTGCCTCGGAAAACTTTGTCAGTGAGGAAGTTCTTGCGGCTCAAGGTTCTGTTCTTACCAATAAGTACGCCGAGGGTTATCCTTCAAAGAGATATTATGGTGGCTGTGAGTTTGTCGATGTCGCCGAAGAGTTAGCCATTCATCGCGCTAAAGAACTTTTCGGTGCTGAACACGCAAATGTGCAGGCGCACTCCGGATCCCAGGCCAATATGGCTGTTTATTTCGCCACTTGTCAGCCTGGCGACACTGTCCTGGGTATGAACCTCGCCCACGGTGGTCACCTCACTCACGGATCTCCGGTTAATTTTTCCGGAAAGCTCTTCAATATCGTACCTTACGGGCTGGACAAGGAAACGGGGCGAATTGATTACGACGAAGTGGAGAAGCTGGCCAAGGAGCACAAGCCAAAGCTGATTGTCGTGGGTGCCAGTGCTTATCCGCGCACCCTCGATTTTGAAGCTTTCAGACGCATTGCCGATCAGGTGGGCGCTCCGATCATGGTTGATATGGCTCACATCGCCGGTCTGGTTGCTGCCGGTGTTCACCCGACACCGGTTCCTCATGCTGAGTACGTGACCACCACAACGCATAAAACCTTGCGTGGACCACGCGGTGGCATGATCCTCTGTCGCGAAGAGTTCGCCAAAAAACTGAACAGCAACATCTTTCCCGGTATTCAGGGCGGCCCGCTGATGCATGTGATCGCAGCTAAAGCCGTTGCTTTCAAAGAGGCTTTGGCCCCCGAATTCAAAACTTACGCTCAGCAGGTTGTTAAAAATGCCCAGGTCTTAGCTGAAGAACTGGTCTCCCGTGGTTACAACCTGGTTTCCGGTGGCACAGACAATCATCTCATGCTGATGGATTTCACCGGCTCTGAATTGACCGGCAAGGTTGCCGAGGCAACTCTTGAGCAGGCCGGCATCACGGTTAACAAGAACGCGGTGCCTTTTGATACCCGTTCACCGTTTGTCACCAGCGGTATCCGCATCGGCACTCCGGCCAGCACGACTCGCGGTTTGAAGGAGAACGAGATGCGCCAGATCGGTGCCTGGATTGACGAGGCCTTGCAGAACATTGAGAATGAGGCCGCCCTGGCCAGGATTCGTGGTGAGATTCGTGAACTCTGCCAGCAGTTCCCTCTTTACGCCCACCGGCTTGTTTAA
- the nrdR gene encoding transcriptional regulator NrdR, giving the protein MKCPFCTHDDTRVVDSRLGKEGNNIRRRRECIECERRFTTYERVEESLPLVIKKDGRREVFDRQKIISGIQRACEKRPVSIATIEKVVDQMEVKLQESGEKEIAASRIGEAIMEALQSLDEVAYVRFASVYRQFRDINEFMSELTDILAKGPAK; this is encoded by the coding sequence ATGAAATGTCCATTCTGTACCCACGATGATACGCGGGTCGTTGACTCACGTCTTGGCAAAGAGGGGAACAATATTCGCAGGAGAAGAGAGTGCATCGAATGTGAGAGACGCTTTACCACCTACGAGCGTGTCGAAGAGAGTTTGCCCCTTGTGATTAAGAAAGACGGACGTCGGGAAGTTTTTGATCGTCAAAAGATAATTTCCGGTATCCAGCGTGCTTGTGAAAAACGCCCTGTCTCGATTGCAACGATTGAAAAGGTTGTTGATCAGATGGAAGTCAAATTACAGGAAAGTGGAGAGAAGGAAATTGCAGCCAGTCGTATTGGCGAAGCAATTATGGAGGCTCTGCAGTCTCTTGATGAAGTGGCTTACGTACGTTTTGCCTCGGTCTACCGCCAATTCCGTGATATCAATGAGTTTATGTCCGAACTGACGGATATCCTGGCCAAAGGGCCGGCTAAGTAA